In Vibrio gangliei, a single window of DNA contains:
- a CDS encoding EAL domain-containing protein, whose amino-acid sequence MDDFGANFSNRGRVGLIEPSIVKTDRMVLEDYMQGHRTKLVEAMNIAKEYGAKTVIEGIETQEQFDTMKALNIDMYQGFYHGMPAPLTPAA is encoded by the coding sequence ATTGATGATTTCGGCGCGAATTTCTCAAATAGAGGCCGTGTTGGTCTCATTGAACCCAGTATCGTAAAAACCGATCGCATGGTTTTAGAAGATTATATGCAAGGCCATCGAACTAAGTTAGTTGAAGCGATGAATATCGCCAAAGAATATGGCGCAAAAACTGTGATTGAAGGGATAGAAACGCAAGAACAATTTGACACAATGAAGGCATTGAATATCGATATGTACCAAGGGTTTTATCATGGCATGCCGGCGCCTCTAACTCCTGCCGCATAA
- the msrP gene encoding protein-methionine-sulfoxide reductase catalytic subunit MsrP has product MLIKTRPSWYLSENQATPETIYKQRRDIVKKIGITAAVAPFATPASAGLFDVFSSAPKSDVSADPRQPLTGKPSQYSNADLVLTPEQKVLTYNNFYEFGTGKGQPAEQAKGFKTEPWTIEITGEVNKPAKLDVQDLLKNMQIEERIYRHRCVEAWSMNVPWLGFTLASILKLVQPTSKAKYVAFQTLYDPDQMPGQRGFTSIDFPYVEGLTIEEAMNPLTLMTVGLYGKTLAPQNGAPLRLIVPWKYGFKGIKSIVKIQLLEKQSPTTWNLLAPDEYGFYANVNPNVDHPRWSQASERFIGEGSLFSSVRQDTLMFNGYGDQVASLYKDLDLKRNY; this is encoded by the coding sequence ATGTTAATTAAAACGAGACCAAGCTGGTATCTGTCTGAAAATCAGGCGACACCTGAAACCATTTATAAACAACGTCGTGATATTGTAAAAAAAATCGGCATTACCGCCGCTGTTGCCCCTTTCGCTACCCCTGCTTCGGCTGGCTTATTTGATGTATTCAGTAGTGCCCCAAAGTCCGATGTGTCAGCGGATCCTCGTCAACCATTAACGGGTAAGCCTTCTCAATATTCCAATGCCGATCTTGTTTTAACACCGGAGCAAAAAGTCCTTACCTATAATAATTTTTATGAATTTGGTACTGGTAAAGGCCAACCAGCCGAGCAAGCCAAAGGTTTTAAAACGGAACCCTGGACAATTGAAATTACTGGTGAAGTGAATAAGCCGGCCAAGTTAGATGTACAAGATTTGCTAAAAAACATGCAAATCGAAGAACGTATCTATCGTCATCGTTGCGTTGAGGCATGGTCCATGAATGTACCCTGGCTTGGGTTTACTCTTGCTTCAATACTGAAATTAGTTCAACCAACCAGTAAAGCAAAATATGTGGCATTTCAGACCCTTTATGATCCAGACCAAATGCCGGGGCAACGTGGTTTTACTAGTATCGATTTTCCCTACGTTGAAGGTTTAACCATTGAAGAAGCCATGAATCCTTTAACCTTAATGACCGTTGGGTTGTACGGTAAAACCCTTGCGCCGCAAAATGGTGCTCCGCTGCGTTTGATCGTTCCTTGGAAGTATGGTTTCAAAGGCATTAAATCTATCGTGAAAATCCAGCTATTAGAAAAGCAGTCACCAACAACCTGGAATCTTCTTGCACCGGATGAATACGGTTTTTACGCTAATGTAAACCCAAATGTGGATCACCCGCGCTGGAGCCAGGCTTCCGAGCGATTCATTGGCGAAGGTAGTCTGTTTTCATCTGTTCGCCAAGACACCTTGATGTTTAATGGTTATGGCGATCAAGTTGCCTCATTGTATAAAGATTTAGATTTAAAGCGTAATTACTAG
- a CDS encoding DUF406 family protein — MTTETDYEVAENQVCEACGCSAEMGFIIKEGDDVAEVTIFAQGKDVLLAQLDPYLQLAERVNRAYKHEVEEVADDATQLTARIQFECSAEKLIFELQSRSLNR, encoded by the coding sequence ATGACAACAGAAACCGATTATGAAGTAGCTGAGAACCAAGTTTGTGAAGCTTGTGGCTGCAGTGCAGAAATGGGATTCATCATTAAAGAAGGTGATGATGTTGCAGAAGTGACTATTTTTGCTCAGGGAAAAGATGTCTTATTGGCTCAATTAGACCCATATCTTCAATTAGCAGAACGTGTTAACCGTGCCTACAAACATGAAGTTGAAGAAGTAGCAGATGACGCGACACAATTGACTGCTCGTATTCAATTTGAATGCAGTGCTGAAAAATTGATTTTTGAACTACAAAGCCGCTCTTTAAACCGCTAA
- a CDS encoding MaoC family dehydratase — protein sequence MKVVDLIKHKTDSLAKHQFELKDLMSPVLREYWADFINRANSQQIFPWLKEHQTPAVNEEIAPVAVPDIEMSAEAQALYNELSSQIGEEIHVGNWMTVDQDRINAFGQVTEDMQWIHTDTERAATESPFKTTIAHGFLTLSLLSKLTDSVDEENPPFPTAKMTVNVGLNEVRFPYPVKAGNNIRARSKLLKVTPIKRGLEIEREVKVEIEGVRRPGCVVVSVIRLYF from the coding sequence ATGAAAGTCGTTGATTTAATCAAGCATAAAACAGATTCTTTAGCGAAACATCAATTTGAATTAAAAGATTTGATGTCGCCAGTATTGAGAGAATACTGGGCTGATTTTATTAATCGTGCAAACTCACAACAAATTTTCCCATGGTTGAAAGAGCACCAAACTCCTGCTGTTAATGAGGAAATTGCACCAGTCGCGGTACCTGACATTGAAATGTCGGCAGAAGCACAAGCCTTATACAATGAGTTAAGCTCTCAAATTGGTGAAGAAATTCACGTTGGCAACTGGATGACGGTTGATCAAGATAGAATTAATGCTTTTGGGCAAGTGACGGAAGATATGCAATGGATCCATACGGATACAGAGCGTGCCGCAACAGAGTCTCCATTTAAAACTACCATTGCCCATGGCTTTCTCACTTTGTCACTACTCTCAAAGCTTACAGACAGCGTTGATGAAGAAAACCCGCCATTTCCAACCGCTAAAATGACAGTGAATGTTGGGCTAAATGAAGTGCGTTTTCCATACCCTGTCAAAGCGGGCAATAATATTCGTGCACGCAGCAAGTTATTAAAAGTAACGCCTATTAAGCGTGGCTTAGAGATTGAACGCGAAGTTAAAGTGGAAATCGAAGGCGTGCGCAGACCAGGTTGTGTGGTCGTTTCTGTGATCCGTTTGTATTTTTGA
- the nadE gene encoding ammonia-dependent NAD(+) synthetase — protein sequence MEQLIRQEMQVLPSIDPQFEISRRVTFIKTKLQQSGCKSLVLGISGGVDSTTCGRLAQLAVNELNQESGTTDYQFIAVRLPYGEQKDEDEAQIALSFIQPTHSISVNIKAGVDGINTATHTALEGTSLLPTDAAKLDFVKGNVKARARMVAQYEVAGYVGGLVLGTDHSAENITGFYTKFGDGACDLAPLFGLSKRQVRQVAAELGAPEVLVKKVPTADLEELAPQKADEDALNLTYDQIDDFLEGKEVSQDVIERLVGIYKATQHKRQPIPTIYD from the coding sequence ATGGAGCAACTCATTCGCCAAGAAATGCAGGTTCTACCTTCAATTGACCCTCAATTTGAGATTTCACGCCGTGTCACGTTTATCAAAACAAAACTTCAGCAGTCTGGTTGTAAATCGCTAGTCCTAGGCATTAGCGGTGGTGTCGATTCAACGACATGTGGTCGTCTAGCGCAATTAGCCGTTAATGAACTGAATCAAGAATCTGGTACAACGGATTATCAATTTATCGCTGTACGTCTGCCTTACGGGGAGCAAAAAGATGAAGATGAGGCACAAATCGCCCTCTCTTTCATTCAACCTACCCACTCAATTTCAGTCAACATCAAAGCGGGTGTTGATGGTATCAATACCGCTACTCACACAGCGTTAGAAGGTACTAGCTTACTGCCAACCGATGCCGCAAAACTGGATTTTGTAAAAGGTAACGTAAAAGCGCGTGCACGCATGGTGGCTCAATATGAGGTGGCGGGATACGTGGGTGGCTTAGTGTTGGGTACCGATCATTCTGCCGAGAATATCACTGGTTTCTATACCAAATTCGGTGACGGTGCGTGTGATTTAGCCCCTTTATTTGGTTTAAGTAAGCGCCAAGTACGACAAGTTGCCGCAGAACTTGGTGCGCCAGAAGTGCTGGTTAAGAAAGTGCCTACTGCCGATTTAGAAGAATTGGCTCCGCAAAAAGCGGATGAAGATGCGTTGAATCTGACTTATGACCAAATTGATGACTTCTTAGAAGGTAAAGAAGTTAGCCAAGATGTCATTGAGCGCTTAGTTGGTATTTATAAAGCGACGCAGCATAAGCGTCAGCCTATCCCAACGATTTACGATTAA
- the ppiC gene encoding peptidylprolyl isomerase PpiC encodes MARTAAALHILVKHESQAKDILQQLKKGAKFQTLAKKYSTCPSGKKGGDLGEFPKGAMVPAFDKVCFNGELITPHLVKTKFGWHIVKVLYRT; translated from the coding sequence ATGGCACGCACCGCAGCGGCATTACATATTTTGGTCAAACATGAATCCCAAGCGAAGGACATTTTACAACAGCTAAAAAAGGGCGCAAAATTCCAAACTCTAGCGAAAAAATATTCTACCTGTCCATCGGGTAAAAAAGGTGGAGATTTGGGGGAATTCCCGAAAGGCGCAATGGTCCCAGCCTTTGATAAAGTGTGTTTTAACGGTGAATTAATCACTCCACATTTGGTTAAAACTAAATTTGGCTGGCACATCGTCAAAGTGCTTTATAGAACTTAA
- a CDS encoding heme ABC transporter ATP-binding protein, with protein MFTMNVLSKRMPVQQIERDKKVFVRAKEQATSQHDIAIKARNLSLHYGKKNILNQLNLDIYQGKVTALLGPNGAGKSSLLKILCGESVCSSHEASLHYFGKPNVDWDKGLLARHLGILPQHSTLSFPFLVREVVELGGLPLGLPRKELALIAEEKMEQVGILSMASRHYPQLSGGEKQRVHLARVLTQLHLAQDNRIFMLDEPTSALDLAHQHNTLSLAKQMAQAGTAVVVVLHDLNLATQYADRILLLQGGNIVADGSAWQTLSPDNIYNVYGQSTLISTHPEYGFPVIMPK; from the coding sequence ATGTTTACTATGAATGTTTTATCTAAACGAATGCCTGTTCAGCAGATTGAGCGAGATAAAAAAGTGTTTGTCCGTGCCAAAGAGCAAGCTACATCACAGCATGATATTGCCATTAAGGCACGCAACCTTTCTCTTCACTATGGAAAAAAAAACATTCTGAATCAGCTCAATCTCGACATCTATCAAGGTAAAGTCACCGCTCTTTTAGGACCTAATGGCGCAGGAAAGAGTAGCCTATTAAAAATTCTTTGTGGAGAATCAGTGTGTTCAAGTCATGAAGCAAGTCTGCATTATTTTGGTAAACCGAACGTAGATTGGGATAAGGGATTACTCGCTAGACACTTAGGGATTCTCCCCCAGCATAGTACGTTATCTTTTCCGTTTTTAGTCAGAGAAGTGGTTGAACTCGGCGGTCTGCCGCTAGGGTTACCACGTAAAGAACTCGCTTTAATCGCAGAAGAAAAGATGGAGCAAGTTGGGATTCTTTCAATGGCATCACGCCACTATCCCCAGCTTTCAGGTGGAGAAAAGCAGCGAGTACATTTAGCGCGTGTATTAACTCAGCTCCATTTAGCGCAAGACAATCGTATTTTCATGTTAGATGAGCCTACCTCAGCACTGGATTTAGCGCATCAGCACAATACCTTATCTTTAGCTAAGCAAATGGCGCAAGCCGGAACCGCGGTGGTTGTGGTCTTACATGATCTGAATCTAGCCACACAGTATGCTGATAGAATTTTATTGCTTCAGGGCGGGAATATCGTTGCCGATGGTAGCGCTTGGCAAACACTCTCGCCTGACAATATTTACAACGTTTATGGTCAATCCACCTTGATATCGACTCATCCAGAATACGGATTTCCGGTTATTATGCCCAAATGA
- a CDS encoding cytochrome b, which yields MSKNVQQYNLLTKINHWASAIVIIGLFAVGLWMVDLSYYSSWYQDAPHWHKSVGLILAAYTMFRLIWKLATANPEVEGAAFEKTAAKLAHFLMYALLFGIFASGYLISTSDGRGIDIFDWYTVPSLGALFENQSDIAGLLHYYFACILIGLASLHAIAALKHHFYNKDNTLRKMTGVRK from the coding sequence ATGAGTAAAAACGTTCAACAGTACAACTTGTTAACCAAGATCAACCATTGGGCTTCAGCTATCGTGATCATTGGTTTATTTGCCGTTGGTTTATGGATGGTAGATCTAAGTTATTACAGCTCTTGGTATCAAGATGCACCACATTGGCATAAATCTGTTGGCCTCATTTTAGCTGCCTACACTATGTTTCGCTTAATTTGGAAACTGGCCACAGCCAACCCAGAAGTTGAAGGGGCTGCCTTTGAAAAAACAGCCGCCAAATTGGCTCACTTTTTAATGTATGCGTTATTGTTCGGCATTTTTGCATCTGGTTATTTAATTTCGACATCAGATGGACGGGGCATTGATATTTTTGATTGGTATACCGTACCGTCACTAGGTGCGTTATTTGAAAACCAATCAGACATCGCGGGACTGCTTCATTATTACTTTGCATGTATTTTGATTGGACTAGCATCATTGCATGCAATCGCAGCACTGAAACATCACTTTTACAATAAAGACAATACCTTACGAAAAATGACAGGAGTAAGAAAATGA
- a CDS encoding lipase family protein has product MKSLKRYQYERYAVLCRLAYPRIFKQTRYGFDPNGQRVIKNSRGKVLMRVLWSQDKEEVIVVIKGSHSLFDWLLNFAMWKRSCFSSLGLHYPIHAGFYYLIHQESVPNHRDDRLGEPVYLRLETILAPLIKSGKRISITGHSSGGAIGLVLADYLESKYPNVIKRVVTFGQPAIGGWRFKQRYRLAKRTFRICCDIDIVTFLPPIPFMYWHVGKVLWLYNEKIYENTPTLIRLGRSIISWLIRPFSYHLMSKYIRDKDFFDER; this is encoded by the coding sequence TTGAAATCACTTAAACGCTATCAATATGAACGCTATGCGGTGTTGTGCCGCTTAGCCTACCCTCGAATTTTTAAACAAACCCGTTATGGTTTTGATCCAAATGGTCAACGTGTTATTAAAAACTCACGCGGTAAAGTGTTAATGCGTGTGCTGTGGAGTCAGGACAAAGAAGAAGTTATTGTTGTGATTAAAGGTTCACACAGTCTTTTTGATTGGTTGTTGAATTTCGCTATGTGGAAACGCTCTTGTTTCTCCAGTCTAGGTTTACATTACCCCATTCATGCTGGATTTTATTACCTCATACACCAAGAAAGCGTTCCGAATCATCGCGACGATCGACTCGGAGAACCGGTTTATTTACGCTTGGAAACGATTCTTGCTCCGCTCATAAAGTCAGGTAAACGGATAAGTATTACTGGTCATTCATCTGGTGGTGCAATCGGGTTGGTGTTAGCGGATTATTTAGAAAGCAAATACCCTAACGTCATTAAGCGCGTGGTCACTTTCGGACAACCGGCTATTGGTGGTTGGCGCTTTAAGCAACGTTATCGGTTGGCCAAACGTACCTTTCGGATTTGCTGCGATATTGATATTGTCACATTTCTCCCTCCTATCCCATTTATGTATTGGCACGTTGGCAAAGTGCTTTGGTTATATAACGAGAAAATTTATGAAAATACACCAACATTAATCCGCTTAGGTCGTTCCATTATCAGTTGGTTAATTAGACCTTTTTCTTATCATTTGATGAGCAAATATATACGAGACAAGGACTTCTTCGATGAGCGATAG
- a CDS encoding nicotinate-nicotinamide nucleotide adenylyltransferase, with the protein MKIAVFGSAFNPPTFGHKSVLERLSHFDLVLMVPSIAHAWGKEMLPYPIRCELVQLFIDDIALQNVQLCDVETHLYESEAQASVTTYAVLEQLQKDYPESDLTFVMGPDNFLQFSKFYKANEITQKWSVLACPETIGVRSTQIRQNCKVGHPISDLTTAGVIHYINTHQLYQ; encoded by the coding sequence GTGAAGATCGCGGTATTTGGTAGCGCATTTAATCCGCCTACATTTGGGCATAAAAGCGTACTGGAAAGATTGTCGCATTTTGATTTGGTCTTAATGGTTCCAAGCATTGCGCACGCTTGGGGGAAAGAGATGCTTCCATATCCAATACGTTGCGAACTGGTGCAATTATTTATTGATGATATTGCTTTGCAGAATGTACAACTGTGCGATGTTGAAACCCACTTATACGAATCTGAAGCTCAAGCATCTGTGACGACTTATGCAGTATTAGAACAACTGCAAAAAGACTACCCTGAAAGCGACTTAACCTTTGTGATGGGACCGGATAACTTTCTGCAATTTTCTAAGTTTTATAAGGCAAATGAAATTACGCAAAAGTGGTCTGTATTGGCTTGCCCTGAAACCATTGGTGTTCGTAGTACGCAAATCAGGCAAAACTGTAAAGTAGGGCATCCAATCTCTGATCTCACAACAGCCGGCGTGATTCACTATATAAATACTCACCAGTTGTATCAATGA
- a CDS encoding FecCD family ABC transporter permease, giving the protein MVTAVISITVGPMQISLSHSVQSFLPESLLRQSWITSNFADSTALPQHVSLIIHQVRLPRTLLCLLIGGILALCGAVMQGLFRNPLAEPGIIGVSAGAALGAALAIVMFSGVSVYYPAFYFQALMNIAAVPIFAFLGGALTTLVVYKLGTSQMGTSVTIMLLAGVAISALSGAAIGYLNFIADDQMLRDLSLWSMGSLAGATWNGIGLAAVTLLSLSILFIKQAPALNALLLGDAEAKHLGVPIQSLKRRLILLTAVGVGVCVSLTGMIGFIGLVIPHLGRMLVGPDHRSLLPVSILLGALLLTVADMFSRVAIAPAELPVGIVTALVGAPFFLYLLFKQKGRFI; this is encoded by the coding sequence ATGGTGACGGCGGTTATTTCGATTACCGTTGGTCCTATGCAAATTAGCCTTTCACATAGTGTGCAAAGTTTTTTACCAGAGAGTCTTTTACGACAAAGTTGGATAACGTCAAATTTTGCTGATTCGACAGCTTTGCCACAGCATGTTTCTCTTATTATCCATCAAGTGCGCTTACCGAGAACCTTATTATGCTTATTAATTGGCGGCATTTTAGCATTATGTGGTGCCGTTATGCAGGGTTTGTTCCGCAACCCATTAGCTGAGCCTGGAATCATCGGCGTGTCAGCAGGGGCGGCCTTGGGCGCAGCATTAGCGATCGTAATGTTTTCAGGTGTATCCGTTTACTACCCTGCATTTTACTTTCAAGCATTGATGAATATAGCCGCAGTGCCAATATTTGCTTTTTTAGGTGGCGCATTAACTACTCTTGTTGTTTACAAGTTAGGCACATCACAAATGGGTACTTCCGTAACCATTATGTTATTAGCGGGTGTAGCGATAAGCGCCCTATCTGGCGCGGCGATCGGCTATCTCAACTTTATTGCAGACGATCAAATGTTGCGTGATTTATCTTTATGGTCAATGGGATCACTAGCAGGTGCCACATGGAATGGCATTGGCTTAGCAGCGGTTACCCTACTTTCGCTTTCTATCTTGTTTATTAAGCAAGCCCCTGCATTGAACGCATTATTGCTGGGCGATGCAGAAGCTAAACACCTAGGCGTGCCTATCCAATCATTAAAGCGTCGTTTGATCTTATTAACCGCCGTTGGTGTTGGCGTCTGTGTCAGCCTTACCGGTATGATCGGCTTTATTGGTTTAGTGATTCCGCATTTGGGACGCATGCTAGTTGGCCCAGATCATCGCAGTTTGCTGCCTGTTTCTATTTTGCTCGGCGCGCTATTACTGACGGTTGCAGATATGTTTTCTCGCGTGGCAATAGCGCCGGCCGAATTACCCGTAGGCATTGTGACCGCGCTTGTCGGTGCCCCATTCTTCTTGTATCTGTTGTTTAAGCAAAAAGGACGTTTTATTTAA
- a CDS encoding YceI family protein gives MKKWLTTAGLCSAMLLPMGAIAADYTIDTKGAHASVNFRVSHLGYSFTQGRFNDFSGTFSYDPQNIAASKVNVVVDTGSIDSNHADRDKHIRSDDFLNVSEYPKATFTSTKVTDKGDGKLAIDGNLELHGKTVPVTIDAEFIGAGKDPWGGERAGFKGTTRLEVKDFGIQEMAGASYVDLDLYVEGVKQ, from the coding sequence ATGAAAAAGTGGCTAACTACGGCGGGTTTATGCTCGGCGATGCTATTACCTATGGGCGCAATTGCGGCGGATTACACTATCGATACTAAAGGTGCACATGCTTCTGTTAACTTTCGTGTGAGCCACCTAGGTTACAGCTTTACACAGGGTCGTTTTAATGACTTTTCTGGTACGTTCTCGTATGACCCACAAAATATTGCTGCATCAAAAGTCAATGTAGTGGTTGATACTGGCAGTATTGATTCTAACCATGCTGATCGTGATAAGCATATTCGCAGTGATGATTTCTTAAATGTGAGCGAATATCCGAAAGCCACTTTCACTAGTACTAAAGTGACAGATAAAGGTGATGGTAAACTGGCTATTGATGGGAACTTAGAGTTGCACGGTAAAACGGTACCCGTAACCATTGATGCAGAATTTATCGGCGCTGGTAAAGACCCATGGGGTGGTGAACGTGCTGGTTTTAAAGGCACCACGCGCCTAGAAGTTAAAGACTTTGGCATTCAAGAAATGGCTGGCGCAAGTTATGTTGATTTGGATTTATACGTGGAAGGCGTGAAGCAGTAA
- a CDS encoding AraC family transcriptional regulator, with translation MNYLIAHKINHFPYLHSTPRKKSIKHKLIYVQQGVICVRLGKEEYVFEQGQALWLPFECLSAVTYFPNTTSLEVEVSCRSTNVYSYQAGEVELSELLSALLKSLANTTFDSADLEQKSWLKVVNFELTKLSPLLSSEMKTITNIKNLDIKSLDNKGGSHIDYAELHMALKVRDALKARSSGMKTKNIVESVFNGNHELAQQLCQAIANQAL, from the coding sequence ATGAACTATTTAATTGCTCATAAAATCAATCACTTCCCTTACTTGCACTCGACGCCTCGTAAAAAAAGTATAAAACATAAGCTCATTTATGTTCAGCAAGGTGTCATTTGTGTTCGTCTCGGTAAAGAAGAATATGTGTTTGAGCAAGGCCAAGCACTGTGGCTGCCTTTTGAGTGTTTGTCGGCAGTTACCTACTTTCCTAATACCACGTCATTAGAGGTAGAAGTGTCATGCCGTTCAACCAATGTTTATTCTTATCAAGCTGGTGAAGTTGAACTATCTGAATTGCTGAGTGCGTTACTAAAATCATTGGCAAATACAACATTTGATTCCGCTGATCTGGAACAAAAGTCATGGTTAAAGGTAGTGAATTTTGAACTTACAAAACTCAGCCCTCTCTTATCCAGTGAGATGAAAACCATCACCAATATTAAGAATTTAGACATTAAAAGCCTAGATAATAAAGGCGGAAGTCACATCGATTACGCTGAATTACACATGGCTTTAAAGGTGAGAGATGCACTAAAAGCGCGTTCATCAGGTATGAAAACAAAGAACATAGTTGAATCAGTTTTTAATGGTAACCATGAATTAGCCCAACAGCTTTGCCAGGCCATTGCGAACCAAGCACTGTAA
- a CDS encoding 1-acyl-sn-glycerol-3-phosphate acyltransferase, producing MSLDNDPYKNDPYKDIRPYNDDEIPAALERLINDEDFINAIIKYRFSHKPAWFKKLISPLIKVYLKLKWSKLKTVEDIQHEVEHFMDSTLDKTTNGVTFSGLDKLDHEQAYLFVSNHRDIAMDPALVNWGLYNNGHKTVRIAIGDNLLRMPCATEMMKLNKSFIVKRSIKAPREMMKALGLLSSYIKHSLDNNHSIWIAQREGRAKDGNDMTEPAILKMFHVEGRRQKISFPDYIKSLKIVPVSISYENDPCDLDKAKELYEIEVNGKYEKTEFEDIASIVKGIIGEKGRVHVSFGDVISDDFETPEALAQEIDRQIHSLYRLYPVNLLAAGKQSDAITDEVEAHFATKLKALPEGAQKKLVEMYANPVRNQQE from the coding sequence ATGAGCCTAGATAACGACCCATATAAAAACGACCCTTATAAAGACATTCGTCCTTATAACGATGATGAGATCCCGGCAGCCCTTGAGCGCTTAATTAATGATGAAGACTTCATCAATGCCATCATCAAATACCGTTTTTCTCATAAACCCGCTTGGTTTAAAAAGTTGATTTCACCTCTGATCAAAGTTTACTTAAAACTGAAATGGTCGAAGCTGAAAACGGTGGAAGACATTCAACATGAAGTAGAACATTTCATGGATTCCACGCTTGATAAAACAACGAATGGTGTCACTTTTTCTGGTTTAGATAAATTAGATCACGAACAGGCTTATTTATTCGTCTCTAACCACCGTGATATTGCTATGGATCCGGCTTTAGTGAACTGGGGTCTATACAATAATGGCCACAAAACAGTACGTATTGCGATCGGTGATAATTTGCTGAGAATGCCTTGTGCGACAGAAATGATGAAGCTCAACAAAAGCTTTATTGTAAAACGTTCAATTAAAGCACCACGCGAGATGATGAAAGCACTTGGTTTACTGTCTTCTTACATCAAACATTCTCTCGATAACAATCATTCTATTTGGATTGCTCAGCGTGAAGGCCGTGCAAAAGATGGCAATGATATGACCGAGCCAGCTATATTGAAAATGTTCCATGTAGAAGGTCGTCGCCAGAAAATTTCGTTTCCAGATTACATTAAATCACTCAAAATCGTGCCGGTTTCTATTTCATACGAAAACGATCCTTGTGATCTCGATAAAGCTAAAGAGCTCTATGAGATTGAAGTCAATGGCAAATACGAAAAAACTGAATTTGAAGATATTGCCAGTATTGTAAAAGGCATCATCGGTGAAAAAGGGCGGGTACATGTCAGCTTTGGTGATGTGATTAGCGATGATTTTGAAACACCGGAAGCGCTTGCGCAAGAAATCGATCGTCAAATTCATTCATTGTATCGCTTATATCCTGTCAACCTGCTCGCTGCTGGTAAACAAAGCGATGCCATTACCGATGAAGTGGAAGCGCATTTTGCTACTAAGTTAAAAGCATTACCCGAAGGGGCTCAGAAAAAACTTGTTGAAATGTACGCAAACCCGGTACGAAATCAACAAGAGTAA
- the msrQ gene encoding protein-methionine-sulfoxide reductase heme-binding subunit MsrQ, which translates to MNLKSNHVIGIKAIVHLVQLFSFIWLVFAVKNGHLGADPVQPILHFTGKAALNTLLITMLISPIVKQFKQGQLMRCRRLLGLYSFAWAACHFIAFAWFDLSLQWQLIGSEIIKRPYLVVGAIVWVILFLLALTSTQAIQRKMGRSWQQLHNWVYIALLLAPIHYFWSVKSEILEPSLYLVVALFLLTIRKDKIQRWLTQLKR; encoded by the coding sequence ATGAATTTAAAATCTAATCATGTTATCGGCATAAAAGCGATCGTGCATCTTGTGCAACTGTTTTCATTTATTTGGCTAGTATTTGCGGTGAAAAACGGTCATTTAGGTGCCGACCCTGTTCAGCCTATTTTGCATTTTACCGGCAAAGCGGCGCTCAATACCTTGCTGATCACCATGTTGATTTCACCTATTGTGAAACAGTTTAAACAAGGGCAACTTATGCGTTGTCGTCGATTGTTGGGCTTATACAGTTTTGCTTGGGCTGCATGTCATTTCATTGCCTTTGCTTGGTTTGATTTGAGTTTACAATGGCAATTAATTGGTTCTGAAATTATAAAGCGGCCATATTTGGTGGTGGGTGCTATTGTGTGGGTCATTCTATTTTTACTTGCTCTGACTTCCACACAAGCTATCCAGCGTAAGATGGGACGATCATGGCAGCAGTTACACAATTGGGTTTATATCGCTTTATTGCTGGCTCCGATTCATTACTTTTGGTCAGTAAAATCTGAAATACTCGAACCAAGCCTTTACCTTGTGGTGGCACTCTTTTTACTCACGATCCGAAAAGACAAAATTCAACGTTGGTTAACGCAGTTGAAACGCTGA